The following are encoded in a window of Halosimplex halophilum genomic DNA:
- a CDS encoding IMP cyclohydrolase gives MYVGRFVVVAPEVGAYRVSSRSFPNRKATGREPGTVTVGPTPDAPETDNPYVEYNCLRLTDRGAVVGNGSHVDPIAEKLALGYPARDALAEPLLALDFEKDDYDTPRVAGIVGVDAADPSTNADGPGAVIGTVRRDALLVEEVTEPTLVATYEKDSPEPVDFAATDAAAAASEAYGMDFEHEVCAVGVSGDSVAGFETAIFNGEA, from the coding sequence ATGTACGTCGGACGCTTCGTCGTCGTCGCACCCGAGGTGGGCGCCTACCGCGTCTCCTCCCGTTCGTTCCCCAACCGGAAGGCGACCGGCCGCGAGCCGGGCACCGTCACCGTCGGCCCCACGCCCGACGCCCCCGAGACGGACAACCCCTACGTCGAGTACAACTGCCTGCGGCTGACCGACCGCGGCGCCGTGGTCGGCAACGGCTCGCACGTCGACCCCATCGCCGAGAAGCTGGCGCTGGGCTACCCCGCCCGCGACGCCCTCGCCGAGCCGCTGCTGGCGCTGGACTTCGAGAAGGACGACTACGACACGCCCCGCGTGGCGGGGATCGTCGGCGTCGACGCCGCGGACCCGAGCACGAACGCCGACGGGCCCGGCGCGGTGATCGGGACCGTCCGCCGCGACGCGCTGCTGGTCGAGGAAGTGACGGAGCCGACGCTGGTCGCCACCTACGAGAAGGACAGCCCGGAGCCCGTCGACTTCGCGGCGACCGACGCCGCCGCGGCCGCCAGCGAGGCCTACGGGATGGACTTCGAACACGAGGTCTGCGCCGTCGGCGTCTCCGGCGACAGCGTTGCCGGCTTCGAGACGGCCATCTTCAACGGCGAGGCGTAG